The DNA segment CTGCATTTATACACTTATTCAATGTAAATTGCATCAATATTGTCTTTTTAACAACTTTAATATCTATCTCATTCTTCAGTCGCTGCTCCAACTCCGATTCCTAACGAGTCATCTCATGCGTTTAGTGATACTACCCCGCATTTTCACGGAGGGCTTGTTCAATTACCGATGCTACTGGAGGCAAGGAAGGCCGGTCCTGCCATTATCTCGGTCGAATTTCAATCAAGCTTCTAAAAAACTTCTTGACAGGCAGTCGAGATCAAGTGGAAGACTAAGGCTGCCGGTGTAAAAGAAATTGATTCCTTTTTCCATAAGGCGTCTCCCTTTGCAGAGAAATGCTGGTATATTTCCAAGGCCGGGTTTACGGAAGAGGCAAAGGCCCTCGCCTCCCAAAAAGGTATTTTATTCTCAACCGAAAAAGAACTGCAGATTCTCGAAAATAAGTTCGATAATCAATTGCAATGGAAAACGAGCACTCGTCCTTAACCTGAATACTCTGCATCATATTCAAGTTCCCGTCATTTAGAATAAGTTCTTGTTATTCAATAATATATTTTCCCGACGAATTTACAACAAAGCATAATCTTCGACAAATGTCGCGATATTGTCGTAATGTCGGCGATATTTTCACGACATCCCCCAGGGATGTAGGCCATTGCATCCCCCCGATTGAGCTATTTTCAAAGTTATCGTTCTGAGGGCTGGCGCTCGAAGCCTTTTTTTGAGTTGCAGGGAGTTGTCCAAGGCCCGCATCAGGGGTCGCTGGCATGTGCGCTGGCATTCCCGTATCTCAGCTCCTGTGCATCTCACAAACCTGTAAGTGCGCACTCGCCCTGCACATGAATGCTCTGCTGACTTCATCTCCCTTTATATTCAGCGAATTCTGAGAAGGTAGTATTAGTGAAAAATACCCTTGGTATTTGAATATGTTCGAATTGGAGGTAATGGATCATGTCAGTTTATCTTCGGGCCGGCAAATGGAAGATCAATATTATTCTCGGAGGAGTCAGAATCAATCGAAACATTCCAGTCAAGACCAGACGAGAGGCACTTTCAATACAGAAAAAACTTAAGACCCTGTATCGCAAGACTCTTCTCGGCATTGAAGATGAAGCCACCCCGCCGGAGAAAACCTTTGGCGAGTATGCCGATGCCTACCTTGCTCTTGTTAAGCAGACTCTATCACCGCGCACCTATGATCTCTACCACGGTGACTACAACATCCATCTCGAAAAGTTCTGGAGGAACATCCCCATACCAGGCGGTATTAATAATACCCTGATACTGCAGTTCCAATGCAGGCAGAAATCATCGGGTCTTTCAAACTGCACCGTAAACAAACATTTAGCGCTCATTCGAAAAATCGTCTATTTCGCACGGGATACAGAAGAGGGGATGATTCTCCCTATGCTCAAATTCCCCATGCTTGATGAACCTAAACGTCAACATGCCTTCTTCTCTCCAGAAGAATTTGAATCTCTTGTCCGAGCCTTCTCACCGCATCCGAAAGCCCACAGAAGTTTTCTTCGTGTAATATTCGGGCGTCTTACCGGCATGCGTCCGGCAGAACTCACGTATCTTGCATGGCCCGACATATCCTTCGACAGTAAGACTGCGAAGATCCAAGGGAAAAAAGGAAAGTGGGAGCCGAAGAATCTCTTCGAACGTGTTATTCCCCTTAATGATCAGGCAATGCAGATCGTCACGGAACTTTATGCAATCCGCAAGGGACCATGGGTCTTCGCGCCCGGCGCAAAACCGGTTAAGTGCATACAAAAAGCTCTGAAGACTGCAGCCAGGAACGCAGGAATCGAGAAGAATGTGACACCAAATATGTTGCGGCATACGTTCATCACTCATCTGTTTATGGCAGGAGCTGATGCCGAGGCCGTGCGCCAACTTGCCGGACACAGAAGTCTGGAAACTACAACAAGATATACCCACAGTATCGACGATCATCTGAGGGCCACAGTGGAAAAACTTGAAATGAATTGCGCCAAAGTTGCGCCAAAATCGCGCCATTGAAAAAAGAGTGATGAAAAAAAGAAAGGCCCTTAAAATCTCTTAACTTATTGATTTTAAAGGCCTTTCTGGGTGGTCGGGGCGAAAGGATTTGAACCTTCGACTTCTCACACCCCAAGCGAGTGCGCTACCAGGCTGCGCTACGCCCCGATTTACCCCGTTAGAAAGCCCGCAACGTGCGGCGGAGTAGAAATAATGAGCCATCCCGTTAGGAGGTCGAAGGCCTCTAACGGGGTTTACTTGATACTGTCAGCGATCTGTTTCAGCCGCTTCTTGAAAAAGGCTATGGCTTCGGCAGGGTTTTTCATGATTGCCGGCTTTGCTTCCTGTGCAGGCTTTATCTCCGCAGGACTCTGGATACCGTCTTCAAACCGCTTCCGCACTCCTTCGATCGTGTACCGTTCCTGATAGAGCATCTTCTTGACCATCAGGACGACTTCGAGATCCTTTTTCACATATACCCGTTGACCCGACTTGTTCTTGCGGGGATTCAGAAAAGGAAACTCTGTCTGCCAATATCGTAACACATATGATTCAACACCGGTTATCTTGCTAACCTCCCCGATCTTATAAAAGAGTTTGTCAGGGACTGCCAGTTGTTGAGGTTTTACCCTCTCACTTGCGTGCTTATGCATCTATCTTCTCTATCTCTTCCTTCAACTGATTGCTGACTCTGAATGTGATAACTCTCCTCGGCGTGATCTCAAGTTCTTCTCCGGTCTTGGGGTTGCGGCCCCGTCTGGACATCTTCTTGCGCACATGAAATGTGCCGAATCCGGACATCTTTATAGACTCTCCCTCTGAGAAAGTCTGTTTCATGGTATCAAAAAGGATTTCGACAATGTCCTGCGCTTCTTTCTTGGACAAGCCTACCTTCTCGAAAATCGCATCCACAAGATCAGCCTTTGTCATTACACATCTCCCAGTAAGGAATTTTCTTAATTATATTAAGGAGATAGAGCATTGTCAAGAAGATTTTAGTTTAATTTCAGCGCCTTAACAATATAACTCAGGGAAATTGAACTTTTACAGGCAATTTGTCGAATCAATTCAAGCATTTTTTGGACTCTTCTGACACTGTCAGCAGTTAAATAGATATGCTATTATAATTTTCGAAACGAGGAGGCTGAAATGGCATATAAAGACTTGAGAGATTACATAAAACATATTGAAAGCAAAGGACTTCTGCAGAGGGTCACTGCTGAGGTTGACCCGTTGCTTGAAATATCCGAGATAACGGACCGCGCGTGCAAGTCACCCCTCGGCGGCAAGGCTCTCTTCTTTGAAAACGTGAAAGGATCTGCACACCCGGTCGTGACAAACATATTCGGTTCGTTCGAACGCATGAGCCTGGCACTTGAAGTGGATCACCTTGATGATGTCGGGAAAAGGATCGATGAACTTCTGAACCAGTCGCCGCCCAAGACACTTATGGAAAAACTTGCAATGCTTCCCAAGCTGTTTGAACTTTCAAAGTATCTTCCGAAAACCGTCAAGCATGGTCCCTGCCAGGAAGTGATCGAAAGGGATGATCCCGATCTTTCGAAATTCCCTGTGCTTAAGACCTGGCCGGGTGACGGACAGCCGACTGACGAAGGCAGATTCATCACCTTCCCTATGGTATTCACCAAAGACCCGGAAACAGGCAGACCGAACTGCGGCATGTACCGCATACATATTTATGACAAGACCACAACCGGCATGCACTGGCATATCCATAAGGATGGGGCAAGGCACTACGATAAATATAAGAAACTGCATCAGAGAATGCCGGTTGCGATCGCCGTGGGAAGCGACCCAGCGGTCATCTATTCTGCAAGCGCCCCTCTGCCTGAGTCGATCGACGAAATGCTCTTTGCGGGGTTCCTGAGACAAGAACCGGTGGAGATGGTCAAATGCATCACTTCAGACATCGAGGTGCCTGCAAACAGCGAACTGGTCATAGAAGGTTATGTCGACCCCGGAGAGCAGCGCATCGAAGGGCCGTTCGGCGATCACACCGGATTCTATTCATCTGCCGACAATTACCCGGTCTTCCATGCAACCTGCATCACACACAGAAAGGATATGATCTATCCGGCCACGGTCGTGGGCAAGCCTCCGATGGAGGATTGCTACATGGGCAAGGCAACAGAGAGAATATTCCTGCCGCTCATGAGACTCGACTCTCCTGAGATCAGGGATATCAATCTGCCGATGGAGGGCGTCTTTCATAATTTTGTTCTTGTCTCGATTAAAAAGAGTTATCCGGGGCATGCGAAAAAGATCATCAACGGCCTCTGGGGCAAAGGCCAGATGATGTTTGCAAAACTCATTATTGTTGTTGATGAGGACGTGGATGTGCAGAACTTATCGTACACTGCATGGCGCGTTCTGAACAATGTTGACTGGAGGCGGGATGTGGTTATCTCGGAAGGCCCGCTGGACGACCTTGACCATGCAGCCAATTTCCCACGCTATGGCGCGAAGATGGGCATTGACGCAACACGGAAAACACGCGAGGAAGGTATGACGCGTGACTGGCCTGACGAGATCTGGATGTCGGACGAGATCAAACAACTCGTGGACAGGCGATGGAAGGAATACGGCTTCTGATACGCAGCCATGGATAACAGGCCTTCAGACAGACCGGAAAAATCAAAGCCTGTTTACTCCTTCATGGATATGGTTGCCAGAGAGGCCGAAGAGTATGCGGCTGAACACACCACACCTCTGTCAGCCCTGCTTGAAGAGATCGAGACCTATACCCTGATCAATACATCCTTTCCGAGCATGCTCACCGGAAGGGTTGAAGGCCGCTTTCTGCAGACAATTGTCGAACTGTCCGGGGCCAGGCATATTGTGGACATAGGGACCTTCACCGGATATTCTGCCCTTGCCATGGCAGAGGTCATACCTGCAGACGGAGAGATCATAACGATCGAGCATAATCCGGACCATGCGAAAATTGCCCAGGGCTTTTTCAACCGGAGTCAGAGCGGAGCGAAGATCTCGCTGCGCAACGAGGATGCTCTGGCGACCCTGAAGACCCTGCCTGACGCAAAGACCGATCTGGTATTCATTGATGCGGATAAACAGGACTATAGTGCCTATTACCAGGAAACTGTGCGCATACTGCGTCCCGGAGGTCTGATACTTGCCGACAATGCGCTTTGGTACGGCAGGGTCTTCGATCCAAAAGATGACGACAGCATGGCCATGGCT comes from the Nitrospirota bacterium genome and includes:
- a CDS encoding tyrosine-type recombinase/integrase produces the protein MSVYLRAGKWKINIILGGVRINRNIPVKTRREALSIQKKLKTLYRKTLLGIEDEATPPEKTFGEYADAYLALVKQTLSPRTYDLYHGDYNIHLEKFWRNIPIPGGINNTLILQFQCRQKSSGLSNCTVNKHLALIRKIVYFARDTEEGMILPMLKFPMLDEPKRQHAFFSPEEFESLVRAFSPHPKAHRSFLRVIFGRLTGMRPAELTYLAWPDISFDSKTAKIQGKKGKWEPKNLFERVIPLNDQAMQIVTELYAIRKGPWVFAPGAKPVKCIQKALKTAARNAGIEKNVTPNMLRHTFITHLFMAGADAEAVRQLAGHRSLETTTRYTHSIDDHLRATVEKLEMNCAKVAPKSRH
- a CDS encoding MerR family transcriptional regulator: MHKHASERVKPQQLAVPDKLFYKIGEVSKITGVESYVLRYWQTEFPFLNPRKNKSGQRVYVKKDLEVVLMVKKMLYQERYTIEGVRKRFEDGIQSPAEIKPAQEAKPAIMKNPAEAIAFFKKRLKQIADSIK
- a CDS encoding integration host factor subunit alpha: MTKADLVDAIFEKVGLSKKEAQDIVEILFDTMKQTFSEGESIKMSGFGTFHVRKKMSRRGRNPKTGEELEITPRRVITFRVSNQLKEEIEKIDA
- a CDS encoding menaquinone biosynthesis decarboxylase; translated protein: MAYKDLRDYIKHIESKGLLQRVTAEVDPLLEISEITDRACKSPLGGKALFFENVKGSAHPVVTNIFGSFERMSLALEVDHLDDVGKRIDELLNQSPPKTLMEKLAMLPKLFELSKYLPKTVKHGPCQEVIERDDPDLSKFPVLKTWPGDGQPTDEGRFITFPMVFTKDPETGRPNCGMYRIHIYDKTTTGMHWHIHKDGARHYDKYKKLHQRMPVAIAVGSDPAVIYSASAPLPESIDEMLFAGFLRQEPVEMVKCITSDIEVPANSELVIEGYVDPGEQRIEGPFGDHTGFYSSADNYPVFHATCITHRKDMIYPATVVGKPPMEDCYMGKATERIFLPLMRLDSPEIRDINLPMEGVFHNFVLVSIKKSYPGHAKKIINGLWGKGQMMFAKLIIVVDEDVDVQNLSYTAWRVLNNVDWRRDVVISEGPLDDLDHAANFPRYGAKMGIDATRKTREEGMTRDWPDEIWMSDEIKQLVDRRWKEYGF
- a CDS encoding class I SAM-dependent methyltransferase, whose amino-acid sequence is MDNRPSDRPEKSKPVYSFMDMVAREAEEYAAEHTTPLSALLEEIETYTLINTSFPSMLTGRVEGRFLQTIVELSGARHIVDIGTFTGYSALAMAEVIPADGEIITIEHNPDHAKIAQGFFNRSQSGAKISLRNEDALATLKTLPDAKTDLVFIDADKQDYSAYYQETVRILRPGGLILADNALWYGRVFDPKDDDSMAMAAFNELVKTDTRTEKIFLTIRDGIYLIRKH